A region of the Arenibacter antarcticus genome:
GGCTTCCCAAAAGGAATCCTCCTTGTTCAGCACTAGGGGATCAAATGGATCGGTTTTAGCCTTATAAAATTCTTTTGGATTGGCCTTATTAAAAAGGTGATTGTCGTACACGGTAGTCCGCTTTCCGTATACTCCACGAGATTCCTCCTTTTTAGAAAAGCTGAAATCGGACAACATATGATCCCTTTTCAACAAGAATACAGAATCGTTTACCACATCAAATTCCTGTTCTATATAGATTTCCTTGACCCAGTTGATATTGGCGCTCTTGGTCACCGCCAGATTAATATTTTTAACCGCATAGGTGGTATCGTTTACCCAAAAGTTACCCTTAAAGGTCAATTCGTTCTTTCTTCTAGGATAGTAAACAATATTATAGCACCATTTATTATCGATATAGGCACTATCGGACAATACATAATTATAGGTATCCACACCCGTTCTGGACAAAGGGCTTGTAAAACTTTTATCAAAAAATTTCAGGTAGTTATTATAGATATCATAATCTGAATACAGATCCTCGATAAAGGCGATGATTGCTTGATTATTGTTAAATCCCGAGTTTTTACTACCCAGTACGTCCTCTTTCACCAATTTGGAAACATTGTCCCCATAGACTTTGGAAAAGGTTTCATTCAGAAATATGGGCAAATAAGTCTTTCCCGTTATCCTAGAAGTATCTAAATCATTAAAAACGAATTCTAACCCCCTAAAGACCCTACTTTTCATTAAAGCACTGTCTATTGTATTTAAGTCGAACTCTATCTTTTCGTATTTATCGTATTGATATTGATCGAACATATACAATCCATTGTTCCGTTTTTTAGCCCAGATCTTTTTAAGGATATCGATGGCTGGATTATTTTTTTTATCTGTTTTTCCTACATACACCACTACTTCATTGAGTTGCTCACTGGCTTCGAGCATTACAATTCGCATCGCAACAGTTACCTTCTTGGTAAGTGGAATCTCTTGGGATTCGTATCCAATAAACGAAATTAACAGGGTGTCATGGGTAGTGTCTGATTCCATATAGAACCTCCCATTATCATTGGTAATGGTCCCTTCGTAAGAATTTTTGAACAAGACATTGGCAAAGGCCACAGGTTCTCCATCTTCATCTACAACCACACCACCTACCTTGGTCTGGGAAAAGGTGGATTGAAGCGCTCCAAAAAGTATGAATAAAAGGATTGTTCTCATGGTCTTATTTGTAAAACCTACCAAAATTATGCCGAAATGTCAAAAAAGAAAGGGGTGGGTAAAACGGCAGCTACCTACTTTATTTTACTGGAATACTTATAGTATAAAAGCTTCGTCAACGATAATTGAACGCTAACGAAGCTAAAAAACTTGTTTAAATGGTAGCTTATTTTTTATACATTACTTTTTTCACTGCTCTGATCACGTCCTCATGATTAGGCAACCATTCTGCCAAAAGCACGGGAGAATATGGCGCCGGAGTATCGGCAGTGTTTATTTTGGCGATCGGTGCATCTAAGTAATCAAATGCATTTGCTTGTATGTAATAGGTGATTTCAGTTGCCACATTCCCAAAGGGCCAGGCTTCTTCCAAAATGACCAATCTATTAGTTTTCTTTACGGATTTCAACACCATATCGTAATCCAATGGCTTTACCGTACGCAAGTCTATTATTTCTAGACTAATACCTTCTTTAGCCAATTCATCGGCAGCCTTGTCCGCTTCCTTAATTATCTTTCCAAAAGAAACTATAGTAACATCTGTTCCTTCCCTTCTAATATCTGCAACACCTAAAGGTATGGTATATTCCCCTTCAGGAACCTCACCTTTATCGCCATACATTTGCTCGGATTCCATGAAAATAACCGGATCATTGTCACGTATGGCCGATTTCAACAATCCTTTGGCATCCTTGGGATTGGAGGGAACCACAACTTTTAGTCCAGGGCAGTTTGCAAACCAGCTCTCAAAGGCTTGTGAATGCGTTGCTCCCAATTGCCCTGCAGAACCGGTTGGTCCACGAAAAACAATAGGACAATTAAACTGACCACCTGACATTTGTCTGATCTTCGCAGCATTGTTTATGATTTGATCTATCCCTACCAAGGAAAAGTTGAAGGTCATAAACTCTATAATGGGTCTATTACCGGTCATGGCAGAACCTATTCCAATACCTGAAAAGCCAAGCTCTGATATAGGCGTGTCAATTACTCTCTCGGGGCCGAACTCATCCAACATTCCCTTAGAAGCCTTATAGGCTCCGTTGTATTCCGCAACTTCCTCTCCCATCAAGTAAATGGACTCGTCCCTTCTCATCTCTTCGGACATTGCCTCTTGAATAGCTTCCCTAAACTGTAGTGTTTTCATCTGTAAACTTGAATTCTTTTGTTAAAATTCTAAAAGTGCAAGCAAAAATAGGAAATAATATATCAATACTAAGAGGTAAATTATTAAAAATGCTTCAAAATATACTATGCATGCATAGTAATTCAAAAATTATTGAGTATCTTAGCAATGTTTCAAAAAACCGATTTAAAAAATATATTCATATGAAAATTTTAGTATGCATAAGTAATGTCCCCGATACTACGTCTAAAATTAATTTTACCGATGGCAACACCAAGTTTGATAGTAATGGAGTGCAATTTGTAATTAATCCAAACGACGAATTTGGCCTTACAAGGGCCATGTGGTTCAAAGAAAAACAAGGAGCAACTGTACATGTTGCCACGGTAGGTGGGCCTACTACGGAACCTACCATAAGAAAGGCACTTGCCATTGGAGCGGACGAGGCCATTAGGGTAAATGCGGAACCCTTAGACGGATATTTTGTTGCAGAACAATTGGCAGCCGTAGTAAAAAACGGGGCCTATGACCTAGTGATTGCCGGTAGGGAATCTATAGATTACAATGGCGGTATGGTACCTGGGATATTGGCTACTTTATTGGGCATGAATTTTATAAATACCTGTATCAGTTTAGAAATTGAAGGAGAGACAGCAACTGCGGTAAGGGAAATAGATGGCGGAAAAGAAAAATTAACCACTAGCCTTCCTTTGGTTATTGGAGGACAAAAAGGTTTAGTGGCCGAAAGCGACCTTAGGATTCCCAATATGAGAGGGATAATGATGGCTCGACAGAAAAAACTAAATGTGGTAGAACCCGTTGGAACCGAAATCACGACAGAAGATGTTGCTTTTGACAAACCGGCTCCAAAAGGAAGTATCAAACTGGTAGCGGCCGATAATTTGGACGAGTTGATCAATCTTTTGCACAACGAGGCCAAGGTAATCTAAAATAGAGCTTACCAATTGATGGGGTATCATAATAAAATAATGCATCGATTGGAGTTTTTACCAAAATCGATTTAAAAAAATAAAAAATAAAACAACTATGTCAGTTCTAGTATATACGGAGTCCGAAAACGGAAAATTTAAAAAGAATGCCACTGAAGTAGCCTCTTTCGCCCATGAGGTGGCCAGACAAATGGATACTACCGCCACAGCGGTCTCCATCAATGCCAACGACTCGGGAAACATGGGAGACTATGGGATATCCAAGGTTTTGAATGTTACCGACGAAAAATTAAAGACCTTTAACGCTCAGGCCTACGCCCATGTGCTAAAACAGGCTGCCGAAAAAGAAGGTGCCAAGGTCATTATAGTAAGCTCCAGTACAGACACCAAATTTTTGGCTCCAATTTTAACGGCGCTTCTAAAAGGTGGATATGTTCCTAACGTGGTAGCGGCACCCGATAGTATTTCTCCATTTAAGGTAAAGCGAACCGTATTTAGTAACAAAGGTTTTGCACATACGGAACTTAAATCCGATATTAAAGTAATTGGTGTTTCCAACAATGCCTTTGGAAGTGTTGAAAACAAGACCACTGCCACCGTAGAGAGCTTTAGTCCTTCGCTAGATGGGAATATTTTTGGCACTACTTCAGTATCTATAGATAAGGTAGTTGGCAAGGCAACCATCGCTGATGCCGATATTGTTGTTTCTGGTGGACGAGGTCTTAAGGGTCCAGAAAACTGGGGAATGATAGAAGAATTGGCCGAAGTACTAGGAGCTGCTACTGCTTGCTCCAAACCTGTTTCTGACCTAGGCTGGAGGCCACATGGGGAACACGTAGGGCAAACTGGGAAGCCGGTAGCCAGCAACTTATATATTGCAATAGGCATATCTGGCGCCATTCAACATTTGGCAGGAGTAAGTGCTTCCAAGGTAAAAGTAGTCATCAACTCCGACCCTGAAGCCCCATTTTTTAAGGCTGCAGACTACGGTGTGGTAGGGGATGCTTTTGAAGTAGTTCCCACGCTAATAGAAAAATTAAAGAAATTTAAGACTCAAAACGCTTAATTTTCGTTAAATTGTGCCCCTTAAAGGGCTGTGCAAATCCACTAGGTCCTTCCTGTAATTTGTACAGCCTTTTTTTAGTTTATATACTTATGAGTCTAGTTAGATTAAAAATAAAGGGGATTTCCTATAGCCAAACGCAAAATGGTGCCTATGCCCTTATATTGAATGAAGTGGAGGGTGATCGAAAATTGCCTATTGTTATTGGTGCCTTTGAAGCCCAATCCATTGCCATTGCTCTGGAGAAAGAAATTAAGCCTCCCAGGCCCTTGACCCATGATCTTTTTAAGAATTTTGCCGACCGATTTGACATTGTCATCAAACAGGTCATTATACATAAATTGGTAGATGGTGTCTTTTACTCCAGTATTATTTGCGAGCGAGATAAAATAGAAGAAATTATAGATGCCAGAACCAGCGATGCCATTGCTTTGGCCCTTAGGTTCAACGCCCCTATTTTTACTTATAAGACCATCCTAGACAAGGCGGGAATTTTCCTTAAATTTTCTTCCAAAGAAAAGGAAAAGGATGAATCTGATGATAGTATTATGGTGGACGAGATACTACAAGAAGGGGAAACAGTAGAGATAAATCCTGGTTCTAAGGACATGTACCTAGAACTTAGCTTGGAGGAACTGTATACAGAACTCGACAAAGCGGTTGCCAGCGAAGATTACGAAAAGGCTGCAAAACTTAGGGATGAAATTTCCAAACGCAAATAGTCCAAACATTACTTAATGAGAAACAAGCTCTGGGTACTCCTTATTTTATTCTGTATCGCAACCCCCTCCCTAGCCCAAGAAAGCAGCACTCAGAGCGCAATTGTAGAAACGGTTGGCTTCATTCCTAACCAAGGTTTTTCTTTCCAAAGTATTTGGAGAGGGATTTTAGGAATGTTTTCGTTGATTTTTATTGCCTACCTCTTTAGTAACAATAAAAAAGCTATAAACTGGAAAACTGCGGGAATTGGCCTATTAATCCAACTCCTGTTGGCCGTTTGCATCCTAATTGGTGAAAAAATAGGATTTAATGCCTTTGGATATAGATTTGACCTCAGCTTCGTTTCCAAAATCTTTGAGTTTGGAGGGGAAATTTTTGTTAGCATTTTAGACTTTACAAGAGCAGG
Encoded here:
- a CDS encoding electron transfer flavoprotein subunit alpha/FixB family protein, with the protein product MSVLVYTESENGKFKKNATEVASFAHEVARQMDTTATAVSINANDSGNMGDYGISKVLNVTDEKLKTFNAQAYAHVLKQAAEKEGAKVIIVSSSTDTKFLAPILTALLKGGYVPNVVAAPDSISPFKVKRTVFSNKGFAHTELKSDIKVIGVSNNAFGSVENKTTATVESFSPSLDGNIFGTTSVSIDKVVGKATIADADIVVSGGRGLKGPENWGMIEELAEVLGAATACSKPVSDLGWRPHGEHVGQTGKPVASNLYIAIGISGAIQHLAGVSASKVKVVINSDPEAPFFKAADYGVVGDAFEVVPTLIEKLKKFKTQNA
- a CDS encoding bifunctional nuclease family protein, yielding MSLVRLKIKGISYSQTQNGAYALILNEVEGDRKLPIVIGAFEAQSIAIALEKEIKPPRPLTHDLFKNFADRFDIVIKQVIIHKLVDGVFYSSIICERDKIEEIIDARTSDAIALALRFNAPIFTYKTILDKAGIFLKFSSKEKEKDESDDSIMVDEILQEGETVEINPGSKDMYLELSLEELYTELDKAVASEDYEKAAKLRDEISKRK
- a CDS encoding electron transfer flavoprotein subunit beta/FixA family protein — its product is MKILVCISNVPDTTSKINFTDGNTKFDSNGVQFVINPNDEFGLTRAMWFKEKQGATVHVATVGGPTTEPTIRKALAIGADEAIRVNAEPLDGYFVAEQLAAVVKNGAYDLVIAGRESIDYNGGMVPGILATLLGMNFINTCISLEIEGETATAVREIDGGKEKLTTSLPLVIGGQKGLVAESDLRIPNMRGIMMARQKKLNVVEPVGTEITTEDVAFDKPAPKGSIKLVAADNLDELINLLHNEAKVI
- a CDS encoding pyruvate dehydrogenase complex E1 component subunit beta, with the translated sequence MKTLQFREAIQEAMSEEMRRDESIYLMGEEVAEYNGAYKASKGMLDEFGPERVIDTPISELGFSGIGIGSAMTGNRPIIEFMTFNFSLVGIDQIINNAAKIRQMSGGQFNCPIVFRGPTGSAGQLGATHSQAFESWFANCPGLKVVVPSNPKDAKGLLKSAIRDNDPVIFMESEQMYGDKGEVPEGEYTIPLGVADIRREGTDVTIVSFGKIIKEADKAADELAKEGISLEIIDLRTVKPLDYDMVLKSVKKTNRLVILEEAWPFGNVATEITYYIQANAFDYLDAPIAKINTADTPAPYSPVLLAEWLPNHEDVIRAVKKVMYKK